Proteins encoded by one window of Nasonia vitripennis strain AsymCx chromosome 5, Nvit_psr_1.1, whole genome shotgun sequence:
- the LOC103315282 gene encoding chromatin complexes subunit BAP18 isoform X2 produces the protein MNSASKVGEIFTAAGAAFNKLGELTMQLHPTTDSPTGKWTDEEIEMLRHSVKTFSEDLNKISDHIKGRTVSQIRSTLKKKAFEEAGVPMRQQQIITQQQATPQTNVQQVQKQPASNPGLMGKSAEVTLNMLNAPESEVDVEGLPEEVKLEFDGATEEVTS, from the exons ATGAATTCCGCGAGCAAG GTCGGTGAGATCTTCACAGCTGCTGGAGCAGCGTTCAACAAGTTAGGAGAATTGACCATGCAACTGCATCCAACAACTGATTCTCCAACTGG TAAATGGACTGACGAGGAAATCGAGATGCTCCGTCACTCGGTTAAGACCTTCAGCGAAGACTTGAACAAAATTAGCGatcacatcaaaggaaggacTGT ATCACAAATCAGATCTACCCTCAAGAAAAAAGCATTCGAGGAAGCTGGTGTTCCCATGAGGCAGCAACAAATTATCACCCAACAACAAGCCACGCCACAAACAAATGTCCAGCAGGTTCAAAAACAGCCAGCAAGCAATCCAGGACTAATGGGCAAGTCAGCTGAAGTGACATTGAATATGTTGAATGCACCTGAATCTGAAGTCGATGTGGAAGGACTGCCAGAAGAAGTTAAATTAGAGTTTGATGGAGCAACGGAAGAGGTTACGTCGTAA
- the LOC103315282 gene encoding chromatin complexes subunit BAP18 isoform X5 translates to MEISNGNNKVGEIFTAAGAAFNKLGELTMQLHPTTDSPTGSQIRSTLKKKAFEEAGVPMRQQQIITQQQATPQTNVQQVQKQPASNPGLMGKSAEVTLNMLNAPESEVDVEGLPEEVKLEFDGATEEVTS, encoded by the exons ATGGAGATCAGCAACGGTAACAATAAG GTCGGTGAGATCTTCACAGCTGCTGGAGCAGCGTTCAACAAGTTAGGAGAATTGACCATGCAACTGCATCCAACAACTGATTCTCCAACTGG ATCACAAATCAGATCTACCCTCAAGAAAAAAGCATTCGAGGAAGCTGGTGTTCCCATGAGGCAGCAACAAATTATCACCCAACAACAAGCCACGCCACAAACAAATGTCCAGCAGGTTCAAAAACAGCCAGCAAGCAATCCAGGACTAATGGGCAAGTCAGCTGAAGTGACATTGAATATGTTGAATGCACCTGAATCTGAAGTCGATGTGGAAGGACTGCCAGAAGAAGTTAAATTAGAGTTTGATGGAGCAACGGAAGAGGTTACGTCGTAA
- the LOC100115877 gene encoding major facilitator superfamily domain-containing protein 1: MEGGVMDSPDTTHSRSEDDPALQGCFSPKKTPFRFLGLALMCLLGFGSYFCYDNPAALQDTFKTDLNMPTKKFVLLYSIYSWPNVILCFIGGFLLDSVFGIRWGTIIYMALTLVGQLIFAMGAYANTFWLMMVGRFVFGIGAESLAVAQNSYAVLWFKGKELNMVFGLQMSFARVGSTVNFLVMENIYAYVSKTLGYTGPQCIGAVLFLAALTCVGSMLCALFLGLMDSHAEKVLRRNEGQEPEIVRLTDVKDFKSVFWLVAWICVAYYIAIFPFISLGKVYFIRKYEFEPAVANTVNSLVYSISAIASPLFGLLVDKTGKNVLWVIISIIGSLFAHGLLAFTYVSPYVCMVILGLSYSMLASSLWPLIALVIPEHQLGTAYGIAQALQNLGLAVTSIVCGIIVDTHGYFMLEMFFLAWLWISLITAVVIWISDSNTTGGFLNMSPKQREHYEQNPCVPEITEREKLLAGGGGSTSDLSGDDLLQPQSDTRMRNRYLARIGAETPVHVKGTTYRALR, from the exons ATGGAAGGTGGCGTAATGGATAGTCCAGATACTACTCACAGCAGGTCCGAGGATGACCCTGCATTGCAAGGATGTTTCAGTCCAAAGAAAACACCTTTTAGATTCCTTGGTCTGGCACTTATGTGCTTGCTGGGATTTG GTTCATATTTCTGCTATGATAATCCTGCAGCGCTCCAAGATACATTTAAAACTGATCTAAATATGCcaactaaaaaatttgttctgcTGTATTCAATTTACTCTTGGCCAAATGTAATTCTATGCTTTATTGGTGGATTCCTGCTTGATAGTGTATTTGGAATAAGATGGGGAACCATCATATACATGGCACTAACATTGGTTGGTCAATTAATTTTTGCCATGGGAGCCTACGCAAATACTTTTTGGCTAATGATGGTTGGGAGATTTGTTTTTGG cATTGGAGCAGAATCATTAGCAGTTGCTCAAAACAGCTATGCAGTTCTTTGGTTCAAGGGTAAAGAGCTGAATATGGTCTTTGGACTGCAAATGAGTTTTGCCAGAGTGGGGTCGACCGTTAACTTTTTAGTAATGGaaaatatttatgcatatgTCTCCAAAACTCTGGGTTACACAGGTCCCCAATGTATAGGAGCTGTTTTATTTCTTGCTGCTCTGACCTGTGTAGGCTCAATGCTTTGTGCTCTCTTTTTGGGACTCATGGACAGTCACGCAGAAAAAGTATTGAGACGCAACGAAGGCCAGGAACCTGAAATTGTCAGGCTCACAGATGTTAAAGATTTCAAGAGTGTATTTTGGCTAGTGGCATGGATATGCGTAGCTTACTACATAGCCATTTTCCCTTTCATTTCATTGGGAAA agTTTATTTTATACGAAAATACGAGTTTGAGCCAGCAGTTGCCAATACTGTCAATTCGCTGGTTTATAGTATTTCTGCTATTGCATCTCCCCTATTTGGATTATTGGTTGACAAAACTGGAAAGAACGTCCTATGGGTTATAATCAGTATCATTGGCTCGCTGTTTGCTCATGGATTGCTTGCATTCACCTATGTTAGCCCTTATGTATGCATGGTCATTCTGGGATTGTCTTACTCAATGCTTGCAAGTAGTCTGTGGCCTCTCATTGCTTTGGTAATTCCTGAACATCAGCTTGGCACAGCATATGGAAT AGCTCAAGCACTTCAAAATTTGGGTCTGGCGGTGACGTCTATAGTTTGCGGAATCATTGTCGATACCCACGGCTACTTTATGCTCGAAATGTTTTTCCTTGCATGGCTTTGGA TATCTCTAATTACTGCAGTTGTAATTTGGATATCAGATTCAAATACGACTGGTGGTTTTCTCAATATGTCTCCTAAACAGCGCGAGCATTATGAGCAAAATCCTTGCGTACCTGAGATCacggaaagagagaagctattAGCAGGTGGCGGTGGTTCCACCTCGGACCTATCAGGTGATGATCTGCTGCAACCACAATCGGATACACGGATGAGAAATCGCTACCTGGCACGAATCGGTGCAGAG ACTCCAGTTCACGTAAAGGGCACTACATATCGTGCTCTGCGATGA
- the LOC100678701 gene encoding uncharacterized protein LOC100678701 isoform X2 produces the protein MIRWLMVGLLLFTESACESGRNALPGKNGKNEKESAATRATATTAEENIYRLTCYTCVNVSDNKMCNEWAIDTPCPAGGRDFCRSLHILDSRGQSVLVSKSCVSKIECSPASVGCVPIDTQKICISCCDTSYCNIESPTNATNATFSRKRPKPKSLKKKKKKKKKSSDRAVDQDEGEEEDEDEDEEEDEDEASTASQSILFPRLASLAYGTAFYSAISVFLNRAYH, from the exons ATGATCAGGTGGCTGATGGTCGGACTGCTCTTGTTTACGGAGTCAGCCTGCGAGAGCGGAAGAAATGCGCTGCCCGGCAAAAATGGCAAGAATGAAAAGGAGAGCGCCGCCACGAGAGCTACCGCCACCACGGCCGAGGAGAACATCTATC GTCTAACCTGCTACACGTGCGTCAACGTCAGCGATAACAAG ATGTGCAACGAATGGGCAATCGACACGCCGTGTCCAGCCGGAGGCCGGGATTTCTGCCGATCCCTGCACATCCTGGACAGCCGAGGGCAGAGCGTCTTG GTGAGCAAGAGCTGCGTCAGCAAAATCGAATGCAGTCCGGCGTCCGTCGGCTGCGTGCCCATCGACACGCAAAAG ATATGCATAAGCTGCTGCGACACGAGCTACTGCAACATCGAGTCGCCGACGAACGCGACGAACGCGACGTTCTCGCGCAAGCGGCCCAAACCAAAGAGCctcaagaagaagaagaagaagaagaagaagagcagcGACCGCGCTGTGGACCAGGACGAGggcgaggaggaggacgaggacgaggacgaggaggaggacgaggacgaggcCTCAACCGCGTCCCAGTCGATACTCTTCCCGAGACTGGCCAGCCTCGCCTACGGCACCGCCTTCTACTCTGCAATTAGCGTCTTTCTCAATCGAGCATATCATTAA
- the LOC103315282 gene encoding chromatin complexes subunit BAP18 isoform X1, with protein MEISNGNNKVGEIFTAAGAAFNKLGELTMQLHPTTDSPTGKWTDEEIEMLRHSVKTFSEDLNKISDHIKGRTVSQIRSTLKKKAFEEAGVPMRQQQIITQQQATPQTNVQQVQKQPASNPGLMGKSAEVTLNMLNAPESEVDVEGLPEEVKLEFDGATEEVTS; from the exons ATGGAGATCAGCAACGGTAACAATAAG GTCGGTGAGATCTTCACAGCTGCTGGAGCAGCGTTCAACAAGTTAGGAGAATTGACCATGCAACTGCATCCAACAACTGATTCTCCAACTGG TAAATGGACTGACGAGGAAATCGAGATGCTCCGTCACTCGGTTAAGACCTTCAGCGAAGACTTGAACAAAATTAGCGatcacatcaaaggaaggacTGT ATCACAAATCAGATCTACCCTCAAGAAAAAAGCATTCGAGGAAGCTGGTGTTCCCATGAGGCAGCAACAAATTATCACCCAACAACAAGCCACGCCACAAACAAATGTCCAGCAGGTTCAAAAACAGCCAGCAAGCAATCCAGGACTAATGGGCAAGTCAGCTGAAGTGACATTGAATATGTTGAATGCACCTGAATCTGAAGTCGATGTGGAAGGACTGCCAGAAGAAGTTAAATTAGAGTTTGATGGAGCAACGGAAGAGGTTACGTCGTAA
- the LOC100115842 gene encoding ATP-dependent RNA helicase DHX33 — protein MGVHDNADSKYSLMGSGGGGSGFAKLPAKRPNTVVFGEGSPRNKLLKQQQLEDAKRLVSGRTQQQQQSEITDKMKISLQQQRKSLPVYRLKQKLLEEIRKNNTLIIIGETGSGKTTQIPQLLLSAGMAGSSGCIGITQPRRVAAVSVARRVAQEQNVPPGKLVGYCVRFEDVTSSTTRIKYLTDGMMVREAMTDEVLSDYSIIILDEAHERSVQTDVLLGVARRAQKLRNHKNMPPLKLIVMSATMDVDKFAKYFHAPAVYLEGRQHPVKMFHTKKPQDDYAFSALVTAFKIHRESPPNQDILVFLTGQEEIEAAAVAARQVVKLLEGKGYPQLKVFPLYSALPTHQQLEAFKPSAPGMRKLVLSTNVAETSVTIGGIRSVIDTGVVKARTHHPTTGLDVLRVEKVSKAQAWQRTGRAGREAPGKCYRTYTLEEFEKFKEMPIPEIQRCSLAGVALQLLAIGIDITTFDFMDKPPAESIDTAVACLEKLGAVKGSPPQLTTLGRTMSLFPLDPRFTKVILASVEHKCLEEALTVIALLSGENIFLDPPAKREQALAARSRFASDEGDHITLLNVYRSYMNAQQKKPWCHENFLHFRNLDYAVNVRKQLASLTERAKLEKTSCESNTECLRRALLEGLSENLAELQRDQNYVAVSSRHPVAIHPSSILYGTKPQLVLFTEVVLTGRCYIRGLSVIDPTWLKEKSGSSGKAE, from the exons ATGGGAGTGCACGATAACGCAGACTCGAAGTACAGCCTGATGGGCAGCGGTGGCGGAGGCTCAGGCTTCGCGAAGTTACCTGCCAAGCGACCCAACACCGTTGTCTTCGGCGAGGGCAGCCCTAGGAACAAGCTGctcaagcagcagcagcttgagGATGCCAAGAGACTCGTCAGCGGTCggacacagcagcagcagcagtcagAGATCACCGACAAGATGAAGATCAGCcttcagcagcagcggaagTCGCTGCCTGTCTACAGGCTCAAACAAAA GTTGCTGGAGGAGATCAGGAAGAATAACACGCTCATTATAATAGGTGAGACAGGCAGTGGTAAGACTACGCAGATACCTCAGCTGCTTTTGTCGGCTGGCATGGCAGGATCCAGTGGCTGCATTGGTATAACGCAGCCTCGAAGAGTGGCAGCAGTCAGCGTGGCCAGAAGAGTGGCTCAAGAGCAGAATGTGCCACCTGGAAAACTTGTTGGGTATTGCGTTAGATTCGAAGATGTCACCTCCTCAACGACCAGAATCAAGTACCTCACCGACGGCATGATGGTCCGTGAAGCAATGACTGACGAGGTTCTGTCCGATTATTCTATTATAATTCTGGACGAGGCTCATGAGAGATCGGTGCAGACTGACGTACTGCTGGGTGTGGCGAGAAGAGCTCAGAAATTGAGGAACCACAAGAACATGCCACCGCTCAAGTTGATTGTCATGTCTGCCACTATGGACGTTGACAAGTTTGCCAAGTACTTTCATGCTCCAGCTGTCTATCTGGAAGGTCGTCAGCACCCTGTAAAAATGTTTCACACCAAAAAGCCACAGGATGATTATGCCTTTTCAGCACTTGTTACTGCCTTCAAAATTCACAGAGAATCTCCACCCAA CCAAGACATACTGGTATTTTTAACTGGCCAAGAAGAAAtcgaagctgctgctgttgcagctCGGCAAGTTGTCAAGCTCTTGGAAGGAAAAGGATATCCACAGCTCAAAGTATTTCCACTTTACTCAGCTTTGCCAACGCATCAACAATTGGAAGCATTTAAACCATCAGCCCCAGGAATGAGAAAGTTGGTGCTGTCTACAAACGTTGCAGAGACGTCAGTTACTATTGGAG GAATTCGCAGTGTGATCGACACGGGCGTTGTGAAAGCAAGAACGCACCATCCGACGACGGGCCTGGACGTCTTGCGCGTAGAAAAGGTTTCTAAAGCCCAAGCCTGGCAGAGAACTGGACGAGCTGGACGCGAGGCTCCCGGTAAATGCTACAGAACTTACACGCTCGAAGAATTCGAAAAGTTTAAAGAGATGCCGATCCCCGAGATACAAAGGTGCTCCCTTGCCGGAGTAGCGTTGCAGCTATTAGCCATAGGAATCGATATCACGACGTTTGACTTTATGGATAAACCACCAGCGGAGTCGATAGATACTGCGGTAGCGTGTTTAGAAAAATTGGGAGCTGTGAAGG GATCTCCACCGCAACTCACGACCCTTGGAAGAACGATGTCACTGTTCCCCCTTGATCCCCGATTTACCAAAGTCATACTTGCATCTGTGGAGCATAAGTGCTTGGAAGAAGCTCTGACTGTGATAGCGCTTTTGTCGGGGGAAAACATTTTTCTCGATCCGCCAGCTAAGCGCGAGCAAGCATTGGCTGCCAGATCAAG GTTTGCATCTGACGAGGGCGATCACATAACACTCTTAAACGTTTATCGTAGCTACATGAATGCTCAGCAGAAAAAGCCCTGGTGTCATGAGAATTTCCTGCACTTTAGAAACTTGGACTACGCAGTGAACGTTAGAAAACAACTGGCTTCGCTTACTGAAAGAGCTAAGCTTGAAAAAACTAGTTGTGAGAGCAATACAGAATGTCTCAGAAGGGCTTTGCTCGAAGGATTAAGCGAAAATTTGGCCGAGTTGCAGAGGGACCAAAATTACGTTGCG GTATCGTCTAGACATCCCGTAGCTATTCATCCGTCTTCAATACTTTATGGTACAAAGCCTCAGCTCGTGCTATTTACCGAAGTTGTACTTACCGGCAGGTGTTACATTCGAGGCTTATCAGTCATAGATCCCACATGGTTAAAAGAAAAGTCAGGGTCTTCCGGAAAAGCTGAATGA
- the LOC100678701 gene encoding uncharacterized protein LOC100678701 isoform X1, whose amino-acid sequence MIRWLMVGLLLFTESACESGRNALPGKNGKNEKESAATRATATTAEENIYRLTCYTCVNVSDNKMCNEWAIDTPCPAGGRDFCRSLHILDSRGQSVLASIPASITIYYSREQELRQQNRMQSGVRRLRAHRHAKDMHKLLRHELLQHRVADERDERDVLAQAAQTKEPQEEEEEEEEEQRPRCGPGRGRGGGRGRGRGGGRGRGLNRVPVDTLPETGQPRLRHRLLLCN is encoded by the exons ATGATCAGGTGGCTGATGGTCGGACTGCTCTTGTTTACGGAGTCAGCCTGCGAGAGCGGAAGAAATGCGCTGCCCGGCAAAAATGGCAAGAATGAAAAGGAGAGCGCCGCCACGAGAGCTACCGCCACCACGGCCGAGGAGAACATCTATC GTCTAACCTGCTACACGTGCGTCAACGTCAGCGATAACAAG ATGTGCAACGAATGGGCAATCGACACGCCGTGTCCAGCCGGAGGCCGGGATTTCTGCCGATCCCTGCACATCCTGGACAGCCGAGGGCAGAGCGTCTTGGCAAGCATACCCGCCTCTATTACAATATACTATAGCC GTGAGCAAGAGCTGCGTCAGCAAAATCGAATGCAGTCCGGCGTCCGTCGGCTGCGTGCCCATCGACACGCAAAAG ATATGCATAAGCTGCTGCGACACGAGCTACTGCAACATCGAGTCGCCGACGAACGCGACGAACGCGACGTTCTCGCGCAAGCGGCCCAAACCAAAGAGCctcaagaagaagaagaagaagaagaagaagagcagcGACCGCGCTGTGGACCAGGACGAGggcgaggaggaggacgaggacgaggacgaggaggaggacgaggacgaggcCTCAACCGCGTCCCAGTCGATACTCTTCCCGAGACTGGCCAGCCTCGCCTACGGCACCGCCTTCTACTCTGCAATTAG
- the LOC100115993 gene encoding tribbles homolog 2 has product MVNMRVATRHQQPMHLQVTRTNNGKFLVSPNSSPDHHHQHQQPHHHRQHHQHHQHHQHRHHHHSQPVAAQQPQGAEDATPAQQVNATAGESHGPTILGDRFLLVAPAEGSTLFRCVDVHTGQQLVAKALTLGDRGAEALLQAHLRLEGTGAVSAVAGLVDAGKKRYLLLEGHHGDLHAYVRARRRLREPEARRLFRQAARAVATCHENGVVLRDLKLRKFVFADEARTKLRLESLEDAVLVEEDDDKLSDRRGCPAYVAPEVLRSGRAYSGKAADIWSLGVLLYTMLVGRYPFNDAEHASLFAKISRGQFAVPEALTPRARCLVKALLRREPSERPLAEDVLRHPWLSKPLRQPSSGTSLAGCHASARSHSSPAAPGSDQLVPELRNVNSSSHNRVSQD; this is encoded by the exons ATGGTCAACATGCGAGTGGCCACGCGGCACCAGCAGCCGATGCACCTGCAGGTGACCCGCACGAACAACGGCAAGTTCCTGGTCAGCCCGAATTCCAGCCCCGATCATCATCACCAGCACCAACAGCCCCACCACCACCGCCAGCACCACCAGCACCACCAGCACCACCAGCACCGGCACCACCATCACAGTCAGCCGGTCGCGGCGCAGCAGCCGCAAGGAGCCGAGGATGCGACGCCGGCCCAGCAGGTCAACGCCACCGCCGGCGAGTCGCACGGACCCACGATCCTGGGCGACAGGTTTCTCCTCGTGGCCCCGGCCGAGGGCAGCACGCTCTTCAGGTGCGTCGACGTGCACACCGGTCAGCAGCTCGTCGCCAAG GCGCTGACGCTGGGAGACAGGGGCGCGGAGGCCCTGCTGCAGGCCCACCTGCGTCTGGAGGGCACGGGCGCCGTGAGCGCCGTCGCCGGGCTCGTCGACGCCGGCAAGAAGCGCTACCTTCTGCTGGAGGGCCACCACGGCGATCTGCACGCCTACGTGAGGGCGCGCAGGAGGCTGAGGGAGCCCGAGGCGAGGCGGCTCTTCAGACAGGCCGCCAGGGCCGTAGCCACGTGCCACGAGAACGGCGTCGTCCTCAGGGACCTCAAGCTCAGGAAGTTCGTCTTTGCCGACGAGGCGAG AACGAAGCTGCGGCTGGAGAGCCTGGAGGACGCCGTGCTGGTCGAGGAGGACGACGACAAGCTCTCGGACCGGCGGGGCTGCCCGGCCTACGTGGCGCCCGAGGTCCTCCGCTCCGGGCGCGCCTACTCCGGCAAGGCCGCCGACATCTGGTCCCTGGGCGTGCTGCTCTACACGATGCTGGTGGGCCGCTACCCGTTCAACGACGCTGAGCACGCCTCGCTCTTCGCCAAGATCTCGCGCGGCCAGTTCGCCGTCCCGGAGGCCCTCACCCCCCGGGCGCGCTGCCTCGTCAAGGCCCTGCTCAGGCGGGAGCCCTCCGAGCGACCCCTCGCCGAGGACGTGCTCAGGCACCCCTGGCTCAGCAAGCCCCTCAGGCAGCCCAGCTCCGGAACGAGCCTCGCCGGCTGCCACGCCAGCGCCAGGAGCCACTCCAGCCCCGCCGCCCCCGGCAGCGACCAGCTCGTGCCCGAGCTCCGCAACGTCAATTCGAGTAGTCATAACCGCGTGAGCCAAGACTGA
- the LOC100116028 gene encoding rRNA-processing protein UTP23 homolog produces the protein MKIQRHKKVQKNLGFFINNYKFRQPYQILIDGTFSFAALENKFNINEQFPKYFQAEVKLLTTQCVILETEKLGPKLYGAMLIVKKFAVHKCGHEKQPVSGSKCLRSMVGSNNPSRYLVATQDRLLQDQLRKVPGAPIIYLHGKAPTLEPPSQISREFAEQIRNNTIMTDVQEETIKTMMKQSGLETENSFKPKKKRSKGGPNPLSCKKRKKKDDTNSNTSGKKVNETGKVRKRKRIKLPAHVKEVLKANV, from the exons ATGAAGATACAACGTCATAAAAAGGTTCAAAAGAACCTTggtttttttatcaataactACAAATTTCGCCAACCTTACCAAATTTTGATAGATGGAACTTTTTCGTTTGCCGCTCTTGAG AATAAATTCAACATTAATGAGCAATTTCCCAAGTACTTTCAAGCCGAGGTAAAATTGTTAACAACGCAATGTGTTATTTTGGAAACTGAAAAATTGGGGCCCAAACTGTATGGAGCCATGCTTATTGTTAAAAAGTTTGCTGTACACAAATGTGGCCATGAAAAACAACCTGTATCAGGATCCAAATGCTTACGTTCAATGGTTGGATCAAATAATCCATCTAg GTATTTGGTTGCAACACAAGATAGACTTCTTCAAGATCAGTTAAGAAAAGTACCAGGAGCACCAATAATTTATCTGCATGGAAAAGCACCTACACTGGAACCTCCCTCACAAATAAGTCGTGAATTTGCTGAACAAATCCGCAATAATACCATAATGACAGATGTGCAGGAAGAAACAATCAAGACAATGATGAAGCAATCTGGCTTAGAAACAGAGAATTCGTTTAAACCCAAGAAAAAACGCAGCAAAGGAGGTCCTAATCCTTTAagttgtaaaaaaagaaaaaagaaagatgaTACTAATTCTAATACAAGTGGTAAAAAAGTTAATGAGACTGGTAAAgtacgaaaaagaaaaagaattaaaTTGCCAGCCCATGTAAAAGAAGTACTTAAAGCCAATGTATAG
- the LOC103315282 gene encoding probable RNA methyltransferase CG11342 isoform X3, with product MSEEAADPGASRHGNFINYYQFHPAEERLRQLPRSIQQPRQRRKYVALDVGCNAGISYSQDLTLELHKFLSSRLPGCEVSILGIDLDPVLIGRARQKNDRPESVTFECLDFFADERQSVVSSYLRKHRVLPNLCMTLRARSGSTAATASR from the exons ATGTCGGAGGAAGCGGCCGATCCGGGCGCGAGCCGACACGGCAACTTCATCAACTACTACCAGTTCCACCCGGCGGAGGAGCGGCTGCGGCAGCTTCCGCGCTCCATCCAGCAGCCCCGGCAACGGCGCAAGTACGTCGCCCTGGACGTCGGCTGCAACGCGGGG ATCTCATATTCGCAGGACCTCACGCTGGAACTGCACAAGTTCTTGAGCTCGAGACTGCCGGGCTGCGAGGTCTCGATCCTGGGCATTGACCTCGACCCGGTTCTGATCGGCCGAGCGCGCCAGAAGAACGACCGGCCGGAGTCGGTGACTTTCGAGTGCCTCGATTTCTTCGCCGACGAGCGCCAGTCCGTCGTCTCCTCCTACCTGCGCAAGCATCGAGTG TTGCCCAATCTGTGTATGACGTTGCGCGCTAGGAGCGGTTCGACTGCAGCTACTGCTTCTCGATAA
- the LOC103315282 gene encoding chromatin complexes subunit BAP18 isoform X4 translates to MQLHPTTDSPTGKWTDEEIEMLRHSVKTFSEDLNKISDHIKGRTVSQIRSTLKKKAFEEAGVPMRQQQIITQQQATPQTNVQQVQKQPASNPGLMGKSAEVTLNMLNAPESEVDVEGLPEEVKLEFDGATEEVTS, encoded by the exons ATGCAACTGCATCCAACAACTGATTCTCCAACTGG TAAATGGACTGACGAGGAAATCGAGATGCTCCGTCACTCGGTTAAGACCTTCAGCGAAGACTTGAACAAAATTAGCGatcacatcaaaggaaggacTGT ATCACAAATCAGATCTACCCTCAAGAAAAAAGCATTCGAGGAAGCTGGTGTTCCCATGAGGCAGCAACAAATTATCACCCAACAACAAGCCACGCCACAAACAAATGTCCAGCAGGTTCAAAAACAGCCAGCAAGCAATCCAGGACTAATGGGCAAGTCAGCTGAAGTGACATTGAATATGTTGAATGCACCTGAATCTGAAGTCGATGTGGAAGGACTGCCAGAAGAAGTTAAATTAGAGTTTGATGGAGCAACGGAAGAGGTTACGTCGTAA